From Serinicoccus profundi, the proteins below share one genomic window:
- a CDS encoding Gfo/Idh/MocA family protein, giving the protein MGLIGLGSMGRHHARVIREVEGMELVAVADPSGDKHGVAGSLPVLADVAGLVAEGIDAAMVAVPTYLHEEVALALAEAGVHTMVEKPIAATVESGRRVAQAFDAAGLVGAVGYVERCNPALLEMRRRIAAGELGEVFQITTSRQGPFPARIADVGVVKDLATHDIDLTAWIARSPYASVAGQVTHRSGREHEDMVVATGRLANGIIVSHTVNWLSPLKVRETVATGEKGALVADTLHGDLTFVANGDVRSEWDRAATFRGVSEGDSIRYAIARREPLRVEQENFRDALWGREADVVSMAEGVHTLEVVEAILESAATGQSQTL; this is encoded by the coding sequence GGTGATCCGGGAGGTGGAGGGGATGGAGCTGGTCGCGGTGGCCGACCCCTCGGGTGACAAGCACGGGGTGGCGGGCTCGTTGCCCGTCCTGGCGGACGTGGCGGGCCTGGTCGCGGAGGGGATCGACGCGGCGATGGTGGCGGTGCCGACCTATCTGCACGAGGAGGTCGCGCTGGCCCTGGCCGAGGCCGGGGTCCACACGATGGTCGAGAAGCCCATCGCCGCGACGGTCGAGTCGGGGCGCCGGGTCGCCCAGGCCTTCGACGCGGCCGGGCTGGTCGGCGCGGTGGGATACGTCGAGCGGTGCAACCCGGCGCTGCTGGAGATGCGGCGGCGGATCGCGGCCGGGGAGCTGGGGGAGGTCTTCCAGATCACCACCTCGCGCCAGGGGCCGTTCCCGGCGCGGATCGCGGACGTCGGCGTGGTGAAGGACCTCGCCACGCACGACATCGACCTCACGGCCTGGATCGCCCGCTCGCCGTATGCCAGCGTCGCCGGTCAGGTCACCCACCGCTCGGGCCGCGAGCACGAGGACATGGTCGTCGCGACCGGTCGCCTCGCCAACGGCATCATCGTGTCGCACACGGTCAACTGGCTGAGCCCGTTGAAGGTGCGGGAGACGGTCGCGACGGGGGAGAAGGGCGCCCTCGTCGCCGACACCCTCCACGGTGACCTCACCTTCGTGGCCAACGGCGACGTGCGCAGCGAGTGGGACCGCGCGGCGACCTTCCGCGGGGTCTCCGAGGGCGACTCGATCCGGTATGCCATCGCCCGCCGCGAGCCGCTGCGGGTCGAGCAGGAGAACTTCCGCGACGCCCTCTGGGGCCGCGAGGCCGACGTCGTCTCCATGGCCGAGGGCGTGCATACCCTCGAGGTCGTCGAGGCCATCCTCGAGTCCGCCGCGACGGGCCAGTCCCAGACGCTGTGA
- a CDS encoding glycosyltransferase, with protein MTDRASLVVLATRIYAPEAAAATFRLGALVRSLSRRASVRVLTTTPPPALRQPSATLGGSEGDHLRRSVGEGERDREGRSVGEGVSVESGSPDHRVGVSRWPVLRDATGYVRGYLPYLSFDLPLALRLLTGPRPDVVVVEPPPTTGAVTRVALAVRSLGRAPIPYVYYAADIWSDATASMGAPRAVVSLMRSVERFALRGSRDVIAVSDGVAQRVRALAADVPVTVVPNGIDTDVFTPVGERHPQAPITPYLVYAGTASEWQGAEVFAEAMAQVLAQVPGARLVFLGQGSSWPRLEQIAADLPDGAVQLRPLVPAEEAAAWLRGAAGALVSVRPGVGYDFAYPTKVVAALACGTPVVFAGPGPAAADVGEHRLGAAVDHDPEAVAAAMVEVLRAERDDDEQARRVAWVREHRSLAATGDGAAAVVLRVPG; from the coding sequence ATGACTGACCGGGCGTCGCTCGTGGTTCTCGCGACCCGGATCTACGCCCCCGAGGCGGCGGCCGCGACCTTCCGTCTGGGTGCCCTCGTGCGTTCCCTGAGCCGCCGGGCGTCCGTGCGCGTGCTCACGACGACGCCTCCGCCCGCACTCCGACAACCATCTGCGACGCTCGGTGGGTCTGAGGGCGACCATCTGCGGCGCTCGGTCGGGGAGGGGGAGCGCGATCGGGAAGGTCGCTCGGTCGGGGAGGGGGTCTCGGTCGAGTCGGGATCGCCGGACCATCGGGTCGGGGTGAGTCGCTGGCCGGTGCTGCGGGACGCCACGGGGTATGTCCGCGGCTACCTGCCCTACCTGTCGTTCGACCTGCCGCTCGCGCTGCGGCTGCTGACCGGCCCGCGCCCCGACGTCGTCGTCGTCGAGCCACCGCCGACCACCGGCGCCGTGACCCGGGTCGCCCTGGCGGTGCGCTCGCTGGGGCGGGCGCCGATCCCCTACGTCTACTACGCCGCGGACATCTGGTCCGACGCCACCGCCTCGATGGGAGCCCCACGGGCGGTGGTCTCCCTCATGCGTTCTGTGGAGCGGTTCGCGCTGCGGGGCTCCCGCGACGTGATCGCCGTGAGCGACGGCGTGGCGCAGCGGGTCCGCGCGCTCGCCGCCGACGTGCCCGTGACCGTTGTGCCCAACGGCATCGACACCGACGTCTTCACCCCCGTCGGGGAGCGACACCCGCAGGCGCCGATCACGCCCTACCTCGTGTATGCCGGGACCGCCTCGGAGTGGCAGGGCGCCGAGGTCTTCGCCGAGGCGATGGCCCAGGTCCTCGCGCAGGTGCCGGGCGCGCGCCTGGTCTTCCTCGGGCAGGGCTCGTCCTGGCCGCGGCTGGAGCAGATCGCGGCCGACCTCCCGGACGGAGCGGTCCAGCTGCGACCGCTCGTCCCTGCGGAGGAGGCGGCTGCCTGGCTGCGCGGTGCGGCGGGTGCCCTGGTGAGCGTGCGACCGGGCGTCGGCTACGACTTCGCCTATCCCACCAAGGTCGTCGCGGCGCTGGCCTGCGGGACCCCGGTGGTCTTCGCCGGGCCCGGCCCGGCCGCCGCCGACGTGGGCGAGCACCGCCTGGGCGCTGCCGTCGACCACGACCCAGAGGCCGTGGCCGCGGCCATGGTGGAGGTGCTGCGCGCCGAGCGCGACGACGACGAGCAGGCTCGCCGGGTGGCCTGGGTGCGGGAGCACCGCAGCCTGGCCGCGACCGGGGACGGCGCCGCGGCGGTCGTCCTGCGTGTGCCAGGCTAG
- a CDS encoding DUF1992 domain-containing protein: MNRWGRPGERPGAPRAEDELQDQIEEAGRRRAEGPGGARGLAGARGAGAERPRRRPSASTTARAVQSWVDQAIDQAQRQGAFDNLPGAGKPLRDVDTRADPDWWVKNLIQREQLDLSGAMPGVMQLRREKATYPQALFALPDEAAVRAQVEDLNERILADRRRPHVGPTSPPVVGRLDVEEMVAAWRASRGGA; this comes from the coding sequence ATGAATCGCTGGGGAAGGCCCGGGGAGCGCCCGGGGGCACCACGTGCCGAGGACGAGCTCCAGGACCAGATCGAGGAGGCCGGTCGCCGCCGCGCGGAGGGTCCGGGCGGAGCGCGGGGTCTGGCCGGTGCACGGGGTGCCGGAGCGGAACGTCCGCGGCGCCGGCCCTCGGCCTCGACGACGGCCCGGGCCGTCCAGAGCTGGGTGGACCAGGCCATCGACCAGGCGCAGCGCCAGGGCGCCTTCGACAACTTGCCCGGTGCTGGCAAGCCACTGCGCGACGTCGACACGCGGGCCGACCCCGACTGGTGGGTCAAGAACCTCATCCAGCGCGAGCAGCTCGACCTCTCCGGTGCCATGCCGGGCGTCATGCAGCTGCGCCGGGAGAAGGCGACCTATCCGCAGGCGCTCTTCGCGCTGCCCGACGAGGCGGCCGTCCGCGCCCAGGTGGAGGACCTCAACGAGCGCATCCTCGCCGACCGCCGCCGCCCGCACGTCGGCCCGACGTCGCCCCCGGTCGTCGGACGGCTCGACGTCGAGGAGATGGTGGCCGCCTGGCGCGCCTCGCGCGGCGGGGCCTGA
- the thiM gene encoding hydroxyethylthiazole kinase: MSSTSLEPTHLATCWERVRTDAPLVQCLTNVVAAPLTANVLLAAGASPAMVDNPHEAGDFAAVAGATLVNLGTLTDSTLAGMQAAVRGAAGGGTPWVLDPVAAGALGWRTRVAHDLLAMSPPAAIRGNPSEILGLAGGAGGRGVDSTAGPEAALSAASALARQHGCVVAVSGPVDHLVDAARVVRVPHGHPWMTQVTGVGCSLGALMAACLAASEDAMVAATTATVALTLCGEDAAEEAAGPGSFATHLLDALASLTPEALAARVELR; encoded by the coding sequence TTGTCGTCGACGTCGCTCGAACCCACCCATCTCGCCACCTGCTGGGAGCGGGTGCGCACCGACGCACCCCTGGTCCAGTGCCTCACCAACGTGGTCGCCGCACCGCTGACGGCCAACGTGCTGCTGGCGGCCGGCGCCTCGCCCGCCATGGTCGACAACCCGCACGAGGCCGGGGACTTCGCGGCGGTGGCCGGGGCCACCCTGGTCAACCTCGGCACCCTGACCGACTCCACCCTCGCCGGTATGCAGGCCGCCGTCCGGGGTGCGGCCGGCGGGGGGACGCCCTGGGTGCTGGACCCCGTCGCCGCCGGTGCCCTGGGCTGGCGGACGAGGGTCGCCCACGACCTGCTCGCGATGTCTCCCCCCGCAGCGATCCGCGGCAACCCCTCGGAGATCCTGGGCCTGGCCGGCGGGGCCGGTGGCCGTGGCGTGGACAGCACGGCGGGGCCGGAGGCGGCCCTGAGCGCGGCGTCAGCCCTCGCGCGACAGCACGGCTGCGTCGTCGCCGTGAGCGGACCCGTGGATCACCTCGTCGACGCAGCGCGCGTGGTGCGGGTGCCGCACGGCCACCCCTGGATGACCCAGGTCACGGGGGTCGGCTGCTCCCTCGGCGCGCTCATGGCGGCCTGCCTCGCCGCGAGCGAGGACGCGATGGTGGCCGCGACGACGGCGACCGTGGCCCTCACCCTCTGCGGCGAGGACGCCGCCGAGGAGGCTGCTGGGCCCGGCAGCTTCGCGACGCACCTGCTCGACGCGCTGGCTTCGCTCACCCCGGAAGCCCTCGCGGCACGGGTGGAGCTGCGATGA
- the thiE gene encoding thiamine phosphate synthase, translating into MTRAPIDLRLYLVTDTARTARHGLGATVRSAVDGGVTAVQLRDPDASDEEFVALGLLLRHALRDTGVPLLVNDRVHLVERIGADGAHVGQGDLPPVEARSVLGHEAYLGLSCHTAEHVRAAAALPGGTLDYLGLGPVWATASKPDHAPPVGVDGVRELVEVAAGMPTVAIGGITADRVVEFGTPGPHGVAVVSAICGAEDPRAAAAELRAAVSA; encoded by the coding sequence ATGACCCGGGCGCCGATCGACCTGCGCCTCTACCTCGTGACGGACACCGCGCGGACGGCGCGGCACGGGCTCGGCGCGACCGTCCGCTCCGCCGTCGACGGAGGTGTCACGGCCGTCCAGCTGCGGGACCCGGACGCCTCCGACGAGGAGTTCGTCGCCCTGGGCCTCCTGCTGCGCCACGCCCTGCGCGACACCGGCGTGCCGCTGCTGGTCAACGACCGGGTGCACCTCGTCGAGCGCATCGGGGCCGACGGGGCGCACGTGGGTCAGGGCGACCTGCCTCCGGTCGAGGCGAGGTCGGTCCTGGGGCACGAGGCATACCTCGGTCTGTCCTGCCACACCGCCGAGCACGTCCGCGCCGCCGCCGCGCTTCCCGGCGGCACCCTCGACTACCTCGGTCTGGGCCCGGTCTGGGCCACGGCCAGCAAGCCCGACCACGCGCCCCCGGTCGGGGTCGACGGGGTGCGCGAGCTGGTCGAGGTGGCGGCAGGTATGCCGACCGTCGCCATCGGCGGGATCACCGCCGACCGCGTGGTTGAGTTCGGCACCCCCGGCCCCCACGGTGTCGCGGTCGTCAGTGCCATCTGCGGCGCCGAGGACCCCCGGGCCGCTGCCGCCGAGCTGCGGGCGGCGGTGTCGGCGTGA
- the thiD gene encoding bifunctional hydroxymethylpyrimidine kinase/phosphomethylpyrimidine kinase: protein MTVVVASIAGSDPSGGAGIQADLKTFSALGAYGCAVLTALTAQSTRGVSGVHPVPAAFVREQVETLVEDVDVHATKVGMLGTAEVAREVSALCREGALPQVVLDPVMVSTAGSRLLDARAVDEVRSMLPHVAVVTPNLPEAAVLLGLEVDEQARDTATMREHALRLQDLGARRVLLKGGHLDPLEPADEPERASAGDAVDFWADEDGITTLCAPRVDTVHTHGTGCSLSSAIAALRPQRDGWLPAVADAKRWLGGALEQGRDLGIGHGPGPVHHFWQWWPAG from the coding sequence GTGACCGTCGTCGTCGCGTCGATCGCCGGGTCCGACCCCTCCGGGGGCGCCGGCATCCAGGCGGACCTCAAGACGTTCAGCGCGCTGGGTGCCTACGGCTGCGCCGTCCTCACGGCCCTCACCGCCCAGAGCACCCGCGGCGTGAGCGGCGTGCACCCGGTGCCCGCGGCCTTCGTGCGGGAGCAGGTGGAGACGCTCGTGGAGGACGTCGACGTCCACGCGACCAAGGTCGGGATGCTCGGCACGGCGGAGGTCGCCCGCGAGGTGTCGGCACTGTGCCGAGAAGGCGCGCTGCCGCAGGTGGTGCTGGACCCGGTCATGGTGTCCACCGCCGGCTCCCGTCTGCTCGACGCCCGGGCCGTGGACGAGGTCCGGTCGATGCTGCCGCACGTGGCTGTCGTCACCCCCAACCTGCCGGAGGCCGCCGTCCTGCTCGGGCTGGAGGTCGATGAGCAGGCACGCGACACCGCCACCATGCGAGAGCACGCCCTGCGGCTGCAGGATCTGGGGGCGCGGCGGGTGCTGCTCAAGGGCGGCCACCTCGACCCGCTCGAGCCGGCCGATGAGCCGGAGCGGGCCAGCGCCGGTGACGCCGTGGACTTCTGGGCCGACGAGGACGGCATCACCACGCTCTGCGCTCCCCGGGTCGACACCGTCCACACGCACGGCACCGGGTGCTCGCTGTCGTCGGCGATCGCCGCGCTCCGGCCGCAGCGCGACGGGTGGCTGCCCGCGGTCGCGGACGCCAAGCGCTGGCTGGGCGGGGCCCTGGAGCAGGGGCGTGACCTCGGCATCGGGCACGGTCCCGGCCCGGTGCACCACTTCTGGCAGTGGTGGCCGGCCGGGTGA
- a CDS encoding ABC transporter ATP-binding protein, translating into MIRLMRALRRLLPLLPPSTRWFLIGYAVATSILAVIDILALSLLAFTLAPMIQGNPVQLPVLGAVEPERYAWLLGSICALVVAKGLATVALQWAVATRLAAYDLVIGDRLFGAYIRAPWTERLKRNTSQLVRLADVGIANTTTGLLLPAASLPAEVATFAAVLVVLLVAQPVTALVTFAYLGGLAVLMYVVISPRAVVAGRVGRDYSFKVAGLMTEMMGALKEVTLRGKAQEVADEVHAHRVHATRARSHLMFLNTVPKFVTDTGLVLGFAIVGGVAYLLGGAQQAFEAIALFAVAGMRMIPSVNRFQSIITQTASTLPHAEAVITDIQDAQGYVDAAENLGHDPLPDDPRLLALREVSFSYPGSATPALRDVDLDLPLGSSVALVGASGAGKSTLVDVLLGLLTPSAGEIRIDDQPLPDVLGAWRARVGYVPQEVNLFDGTIAQNVALTWGDDIDHAAVERALERAQLLEVVLERGGLDTRVAERGLALSGGQRQRLGIARALYADPLVLVLDEATSALDTATEDAVARAIRDLHGQVTVVAVAHRLSTVRHSDQVCFMKDGTIVARGSFEQVVAAHPEFATQARLSGLA; encoded by the coding sequence GTGATCCGCCTGATGCGGGCGCTGCGTCGCCTCCTTCCCCTGCTGCCGCCGAGCACCCGGTGGTTCCTCATCGGGTATGCCGTGGCCACCAGCATCCTCGCCGTCATCGACATCCTCGCGCTGTCGCTGCTGGCCTTCACGCTCGCCCCGATGATCCAGGGCAACCCCGTGCAGCTGCCGGTCCTCGGCGCGGTCGAGCCGGAGCGGTATGCCTGGCTCCTGGGGTCCATCTGCGCCCTCGTCGTCGCCAAAGGGCTCGCGACGGTCGCCCTGCAGTGGGCGGTCGCCACCCGGCTCGCGGCCTACGACCTCGTCATCGGCGACCGGCTCTTCGGCGCCTACATCCGGGCGCCGTGGACCGAGCGGCTCAAGCGCAACACCTCCCAGCTCGTGCGGCTCGCCGACGTCGGCATCGCCAACACGACGACGGGGCTGCTGCTGCCGGCTGCCTCCCTGCCGGCCGAGGTGGCGACCTTCGCCGCGGTCCTCGTCGTGCTGCTCGTGGCGCAGCCGGTCACCGCGCTGGTGACCTTCGCCTACCTCGGCGGCCTCGCCGTCCTCATGTATGTCGTCATCTCGCCCCGCGCGGTCGTGGCCGGTCGGGTGGGACGCGACTACTCCTTCAAGGTCGCCGGGCTCATGACCGAGATGATGGGCGCGCTCAAGGAGGTGACGCTCCGGGGCAAGGCCCAGGAGGTCGCCGACGAGGTCCACGCGCACCGGGTGCACGCCACCCGGGCCCGCTCGCACCTGATGTTCCTCAACACGGTGCCGAAGTTCGTCACCGACACCGGGCTGGTCCTCGGCTTCGCCATCGTCGGCGGGGTGGCCTACCTCCTCGGCGGGGCCCAGCAGGCCTTCGAGGCGATCGCCCTCTTCGCGGTGGCGGGGATGCGGATGATCCCGAGCGTCAACCGCTTCCAGTCGATCATCACCCAGACCGCCTCGACGTTGCCGCACGCGGAGGCGGTCATCACCGACATCCAGGACGCGCAGGGCTACGTCGACGCGGCGGAGAACCTCGGGCACGACCCGTTGCCGGACGACCCGCGCCTGCTCGCGCTGCGTGAGGTGTCCTTCTCCTACCCCGGCTCCGCGACGCCCGCGCTCCGCGACGTCGACCTCGACCTCCCGTTGGGCTCCTCGGTGGCGCTCGTCGGCGCCTCCGGGGCGGGCAAGTCGACCCTGGTCGACGTGCTCCTCGGGCTGCTCACGCCGTCGGCGGGGGAGATCCGGATCGATGACCAGCCGCTGCCGGACGTCCTGGGCGCCTGGCGGGCCCGGGTCGGCTACGTGCCGCAGGAGGTCAACCTCTTCGACGGCACGATCGCCCAGAACGTCGCCCTGACCTGGGGTGACGACATCGACCACGCGGCCGTGGAGCGGGCGCTGGAGCGGGCCCAGCTCCTCGAGGTCGTCCTCGAGCGCGGGGGGCTCGACACCCGGGTGGCCGAGCGGGGGCTCGCGCTCTCCGGCGGGCAGCGGCAGCGCCTGGGCATCGCCCGTGCGTTGTATGCCGACCCGCTCGTCCTCGTGCTCGACGAGGCGACCTCGGCGCTCGACACCGCCACCGAGGACGCCGTCGCCCGGGCCATCCGCGACCTGCACGGGCAGGTGACCGTGGTGGCGGTGGCGCACCGGCTCTCGACCGTCCGCCACAGCGACCAGGTGTGCTTCATGAAGGACGGCACCATCGTGGCCCGGGGCAGCTTCGAGCAGGTCGTGGCCGCGCACCCGGAGTTCGCGACCCAGGCCCGGCTCTCGGGGCTGGCGTGA
- a CDS encoding glycosyltransferase, translated as MSAVTGGLPGVDVDVVVAVHDLARPVHRVVRSALEGVDLRGVLPGGHRVRVSVVCHGLPAAAVRRRVEAALADGGDETEELAAHVRYLEHDDGVASPAGPFNAGLLAADGRYVSIIGSDDRYAPGALDAWVRLADELGSAWLMARLETEDGQHIPTPRTRPGRSRDLDLVADRLAYRTAPLGLLRRQTLADLGLLEGDGPLTPGLATGEDVELSLRLVTSGERIDHAREAPAYLIGTRGEDRTTAVRRPVADELAAHARLLDLRWVRALPEPARQAIVVKTLRIHVLAAVRRRPEPWDWAPGEAAFVRQLTRDLLAMAPDAARGLHRADTDLLEAVLTAADTDALAAASARRAAASRWDILLAPGLAANLDPEATLRTHAGAAAGATLERVQTRLRERAGAPGRQAAGPGLHGGRPRVLVLSFSPIARDARVLKQVRHLAAEFDIVTCGYGPAPEGVSAHVQVPDAAQNALDGRPITLRAYRAAYLAQAGVRWVLGHVARGSADVVVANDLDAVPLALRLAPRAGVHADLHEFFPLLHEEDAAWMRRISPYQDWLARTFLPRCASVTTVSERIAQEYAARYGVEVGVVTNASPYAARSPRPVGSPLRLVHSGACLRNRQLHVMTEAVEAAAAGGPPVTLDLYLTSNDPGYLAALRERALAGGGAVRVHDAVPYAELGEVLAGHDVGMHVLPPTSFNNTNALPNKVFDYVQARLGLLVGPSPEMARLVREHGLGVVADGFDAGSVAAAVAGLDARAVEGFKDASDRAARELSDARQSTRWVEAVRAVVAQHQEGERRG; from the coding sequence GTGAGCGCCGTCACCGGCGGGCTGCCGGGCGTGGACGTCGACGTCGTCGTCGCCGTGCACGACCTGGCGCGCCCGGTGCACCGGGTGGTCCGCTCGGCGCTGGAGGGGGTCGACCTGCGCGGGGTGCTGCCGGGCGGTCATCGGGTGCGGGTCAGCGTGGTGTGCCACGGCCTCCCCGCGGCGGCCGTGCGCCGACGCGTCGAGGCGGCACTGGCCGACGGCGGCGACGAGACCGAGGAGCTCGCGGCGCACGTGCGCTACCTCGAGCACGACGACGGGGTGGCCAGCCCGGCGGGCCCGTTCAACGCCGGCCTCCTCGCCGCGGACGGCCGCTACGTCTCGATCATCGGCTCCGACGACCGGTATGCCCCCGGCGCGCTCGACGCGTGGGTGCGGCTCGCCGACGAGCTCGGGTCGGCGTGGCTCATGGCCCGGCTGGAGACCGAGGACGGTCAGCACATCCCGACGCCACGCACCCGGCCCGGGCGCAGCCGCGACCTTGACCTCGTCGCCGACCGGCTCGCCTACCGCACCGCGCCCCTCGGCCTGCTGCGGCGGCAGACCCTGGCCGACCTGGGCCTGCTCGAGGGTGACGGCCCGCTCACGCCCGGGCTGGCGACGGGGGAGGACGTCGAGCTCTCGCTGCGGCTGGTGACCTCCGGCGAACGCATCGACCACGCCAGGGAGGCCCCGGCATACCTCATCGGCACCCGCGGCGAGGACCGCACGACCGCCGTGCGCCGTCCGGTCGCCGACGAGCTCGCGGCGCACGCCCGGCTCCTCGACCTGCGGTGGGTGCGGGCGTTGCCGGAGCCCGCGCGGCAGGCGATCGTCGTCAAGACGTTGCGCATCCACGTGCTCGCGGCGGTCCGGCGACGGCCCGAGCCGTGGGACTGGGCGCCGGGCGAGGCGGCCTTCGTCCGTCAGCTCACCCGTGACCTGCTGGCGATGGCCCCGGACGCGGCGCGCGGGCTGCACCGCGCCGACACCGACCTGCTCGAGGCTGTGCTCACCGCCGCCGACACCGACGCCCTCGCCGCCGCCTCGGCCCGGCGGGCCGCTGCGTCCCGCTGGGACATCCTGCTCGCGCCCGGGCTCGCGGCCAACCTCGACCCGGAGGCCACGCTGCGCACCCACGCCGGGGCCGCGGCCGGCGCCACGCTGGAGCGCGTGCAGACCAGGCTGCGGGAGCGTGCTGGTGCGCCCGGTCGGCAGGCTGCGGGGCCGGGACTGCACGGCGGGCGCCCCCGCGTGCTCGTGCTCTCCTTCAGCCCGATCGCCCGCGATGCCCGGGTGCTCAAGCAGGTGCGTCACCTGGCCGCCGAGTTCGACATCGTCACCTGCGGCTACGGCCCCGCGCCGGAGGGCGTGAGCGCGCACGTGCAGGTGCCCGACGCGGCGCAGAACGCGCTCGACGGGCGGCCGATCACGCTGCGCGCCTACCGTGCGGCATACCTCGCCCAGGCGGGGGTCCGGTGGGTGCTGGGCCACGTCGCCCGGGGGAGCGCGGACGTCGTCGTCGCCAACGACCTCGACGCGGTGCCGCTCGCGCTCCGGCTGGCGCCGCGCGCCGGGGTGCACGCGGACCTGCACGAGTTCTTCCCGCTGCTGCACGAGGAGGACGCGGCGTGGATGCGACGGATCTCGCCCTACCAGGACTGGTTGGCGCGCACCTTCCTGCCGCGCTGCGCCTCGGTGACGACGGTGAGCGAACGGATCGCGCAGGAGTATGCCGCGCGCTACGGGGTGGAGGTCGGCGTCGTCACCAACGCCAGCCCGTATGCCGCCCGCTCGCCGCGGCCCGTCGGCTCGCCGCTGCGGCTCGTCCACTCGGGGGCGTGCCTGCGCAACCGGCAGCTGCACGTCATGACCGAGGCCGTCGAGGCGGCGGCAGCGGGCGGCCCCCCGGTGACCCTCGACCTCTACCTCACCTCCAACGACCCCGGCTACCTCGCCGCGCTGCGAGAGCGGGCGCTCGCCGGCGGTGGAGCGGTGCGGGTCCACGACGCGGTGCCCTACGCCGAGCTGGGAGAGGTGCTGGCCGGGCACGACGTGGGGATGCACGTGCTGCCACCGACGTCCTTCAACAACACCAACGCCCTGCCCAACAAGGTCTTCGACTACGTCCAGGCTCGGCTCGGGCTGCTCGTGGGGCCGAGCCCGGAGATGGCGCGGCTGGTGCGTGAGCACGGCCTCGGGGTGGTGGCGGACGGCTTCGACGCCGGGTCGGTCGCGGCGGCGGTGGCCGGACTGGACGCCCGGGCGGTGGAGGGCTTCAAGGACGCGTCGGACCGTGCGGCGCGGGAGCTGTCCGACGCGCGGCAGTCGACGCGCTGGGTCGAGGCGGTCCGGGCGGTCGTCGCCCAGCATCAGGAGGGTGAGCGCCGTGGTTGA
- a CDS encoding glycosyltransferase family 1 protein — MVDARSAGTDPRPRLLIMAWSTLRSDARVLRQIRLFSGRYAVTTLGYGEAPDGVVEHLRLPDGVVHWHKDRRLLIQRRFEAAYRDAPVTHAATELLAGQPRFVVVIANDIDTLPLALDLAPTGGVHADLHEYHPRQSEESWRWRTFVAPYYRFLVRRYGPLADSVTTVGEGIAREYRLRFGLRAGVVVNAPQHVDLAPRPVEPGAPLRLVHSGNAQRHRLDVILEAMDLTTGPMTLDLYLMPNDEAYLAQLTERYAGSEQVRIHPPVAPHELPATLNAHDVGVYVLPPVSFNHLWALPNKIFDFVQGRLALVVGPSPEMAALVRRHGLGLVSPDFTAQGLADTLDAFTAEQVAGFKAASDAAAVELSAEQQVRGWERAVDTLAARVGG; from the coding sequence GTGGTTGACGCGCGATCCGCGGGGACCGACCCGCGCCCCCGGCTGCTCATCATGGCCTGGAGCACGTTGCGCTCGGACGCCCGCGTGCTGCGCCAGATCCGGCTCTTCTCCGGGCGCTACGCCGTGACGACGCTGGGTTACGGCGAGGCCCCGGACGGCGTCGTGGAGCACCTGCGCCTGCCCGACGGCGTCGTGCACTGGCACAAGGACCGCCGGCTGCTCATCCAGCGGCGGTTCGAGGCGGCATACCGTGACGCTCCGGTGACCCACGCGGCGACCGAGCTGCTCGCCGGGCAGCCTCGCTTTGTCGTCGTCATCGCCAACGACATCGACACCCTGCCGCTGGCGCTGGACCTCGCGCCGACCGGAGGGGTGCACGCCGACCTGCACGAGTACCACCCACGCCAGAGCGAGGAGTCGTGGCGGTGGCGAACCTTCGTCGCGCCGTACTACCGCTTCCTCGTCCGCCGCTACGGCCCGCTGGCGGACTCGGTGACCACCGTCGGCGAGGGCATCGCGCGAGAGTACCGTCTGCGCTTCGGGCTGCGCGCCGGAGTCGTCGTCAACGCCCCGCAGCATGTCGACCTCGCGCCTCGCCCTGTCGAGCCGGGTGCCCCGCTGCGGCTCGTGCACTCGGGCAACGCGCAGCGGCACCGGCTCGACGTCATCCTCGAGGCGATGGACCTCACCACCGGGCCGATGACCCTCGACCTCTACCTCATGCCCAACGACGAGGCCTACCTCGCGCAGCTCACGGAGCGGTATGCCGGCTCCGAGCAGGTGCGGATCCACCCACCGGTCGCCCCGCACGAGCTGCCCGCGACGCTCAACGCCCACGACGTGGGCGTCTACGTGCTGCCGCCGGTGTCGTTCAACCACCTCTGGGCGCTGCCCAACAAGATCTTCGACTTCGTGCAGGGGCGGCTCGCGCTGGTCGTCGGGCCGAGCCCGGAGATGGCCGCCCTGGTGCGGCGGCACGGCCTGGGGCTGGTGAGCCCTGACTTCACCGCGCAGGGGCTCGCGGACACCCTCGACGCCTTCACCGCCGAGCAGGTGGCGGGCTTCAAGGCGGCCTCCGACGCGGCTGCGGTCGAGCTGTCCGCCGAGCAGCAGGTGCGGGGCTGGGAGCGGGCGGTCGA